Proteins encoded together in one Streptomyces sp. TLI_171 window:
- a CDS encoding DEAD/DEAH box helicase family protein, with translation MKFSFDADLDYQRQAIDAVTGLFRCQEVMASEFTVHAHPAAHAGLQGFSDHGYGNMLRLDPETILTNLHEVQNRNGLAPEPSLDSMNFTIEMETGTGKTYVYLRTIYELNQLYGFTKFMVVVPSVAIKEGVETSIRMLREHFGALYGNPPMNFFQFDGSNPSRVRSFATSPSIEIMIVTVAAINKRANKIYQPAEDLDFEVPADLIRDTSPIIIVDEPQSVYGDAGAGKKKGAGRSALEGFNALATLRYSATHHKADKANLVYRLDAIAAYENQLVKQIEVDSLITSASGTTPYAKLLGVTRGRGGAITARVEVDVEQGNEIKRKAVTVDTTARSNLADVTGRDLYKNLTVVAINAAPGQESIAFDTVAQPLKVGDSIGAEVSIDERARQMIAQIIRQHLRKEQEFAVHGRDIKVLSLFFVDSVAKYREYGPEGEALPGTYARIFEDEYVRIASEPEFNTLLGGCAAEDVAKEAHQGYFSVDRRKGGAEVLVDTKETTDKGRQQAGLAYEQIMRDKVGLTTPGTPIRFIFSHSALQEGWDNPNVFQICVLRNMGTDRWRRQSIGRGLRLCVDGSGNRVRGFDVNRLTVIANESYEEFADRLQREMADDLDIQFGLITVDGFARLSFKAEDGTVTPVGSAAAQTLYQALLYEGYIDAKGKVQESLRQAVQTGDADLIKTVSGSLDSEAATKAVLGLIKRLAKPIDVKKAGERIPVPLVQERLDSPEFQELWSRIQHRTEYRIEVDEADLREAMVKALRSMLPVPKRRGEWITRRVERIDQSGLTAQTAETRRADVIYADSEDLPDILSVLADRTQLTRATLAHVLTESGTLGQFRANPQAYIDQVARQLNVTKADFLVKGLRYELVDASRPDADRRYALSLLREADVAGYTGPGGNIVSDTEGNAVSFEQKSVYRYLVVDSATEREFALALLHRPEVKTFVKLPSSFTIPTPLGRYNPDWALTVERADGSRYIVFETKGVNELELLRATEKGKVASARIHFETVRHGVGIYDLEYEVVNGIEAATAVMERDAQL, from the coding sequence ATGAAGTTTTCCTTCGACGCGGATCTCGATTACCAGCGTCAGGCGATCGACGCCGTCACGGGTCTGTTCAGGTGCCAGGAGGTCATGGCCTCAGAGTTCACCGTGCACGCCCACCCGGCCGCCCACGCCGGGCTCCAAGGGTTCTCTGATCACGGCTACGGCAACATGCTTCGCCTCGATCCGGAGACCATCCTGACCAACCTCCACGAGGTGCAGAACCGTAACGGCCTCGCTCCGGAACCGTCGCTGGACTCGATGAACTTCACCATCGAGATGGAGACCGGAACCGGCAAAACCTACGTCTACCTTCGCACGATCTACGAGCTCAACCAGCTTTACGGGTTCACCAAGTTCATGGTGGTCGTCCCGTCGGTGGCCATCAAAGAGGGCGTCGAGACATCCATCCGAATGCTGCGCGAGCACTTCGGAGCCCTGTACGGCAACCCTCCGATGAACTTCTTCCAGTTCGATGGCAGCAACCCCTCACGGGTGCGGTCCTTCGCCACCTCGCCGAGCATCGAGATCATGATCGTTACCGTTGCGGCGATCAACAAGAGAGCCAACAAGATCTACCAGCCGGCTGAGGACCTCGATTTCGAGGTGCCCGCCGACCTGATCCGGGACACAAGCCCGATCATCATCGTCGACGAACCACAGAGCGTGTACGGCGACGCTGGCGCTGGTAAGAAGAAGGGGGCGGGCCGCAGCGCACTGGAGGGCTTCAACGCCCTTGCCACTCTGCGCTATTCGGCCACCCACCACAAGGCCGACAAGGCCAATCTCGTCTACCGTCTGGATGCCATCGCCGCGTACGAGAACCAGCTGGTCAAACAGATCGAGGTCGACTCCCTGATCACCTCGGCCAGCGGTACGACCCCGTACGCCAAGCTGCTCGGAGTGACGCGCGGCAGGGGCGGAGCGATCACGGCACGCGTCGAGGTGGATGTCGAACAAGGCAATGAGATCAAGCGCAAGGCAGTCACCGTCGACACCACGGCACGCAGCAACCTCGCTGATGTGACCGGCCGTGACCTGTACAAGAACCTGACAGTGGTCGCCATCAACGCGGCTCCGGGGCAGGAGAGTATCGCCTTCGACACCGTCGCCCAGCCGCTGAAAGTTGGCGACAGCATCGGTGCTGAGGTCAGCATCGATGAACGCGCACGCCAGATGATCGCGCAGATCATCCGGCAGCATCTGCGCAAAGAGCAGGAGTTCGCAGTCCACGGACGCGACATCAAGGTGCTCAGCCTCTTCTTCGTCGACTCCGTGGCCAAGTACCGCGAGTACGGTCCGGAGGGCGAGGCGCTTCCAGGCACTTACGCCCGGATCTTCGAGGACGAGTACGTACGCATTGCCTCCGAGCCTGAGTTCAACACCCTGCTGGGTGGCTGCGCCGCCGAGGACGTCGCGAAGGAGGCACATCAGGGGTACTTCTCCGTCGACCGTCGCAAGGGCGGTGCCGAGGTGCTGGTCGACACCAAGGAGACCACCGACAAGGGACGCCAGCAGGCCGGCCTGGCCTACGAGCAGATCATGCGGGACAAGGTCGGGCTCACGACGCCGGGCACCCCCATTCGCTTCATCTTCAGCCACTCCGCGCTGCAGGAAGGCTGGGACAACCCCAACGTCTTCCAGATCTGCGTGCTCAGGAACATGGGCACCGACCGATGGAGGCGCCAGTCCATCGGCCGCGGCCTGCGCCTATGCGTTGACGGGTCCGGTAACCGCGTCCGCGGGTTCGACGTCAACCGCCTGACCGTGATCGCGAATGAGTCCTACGAAGAGTTCGCCGATCGTCTGCAGCGCGAGATGGCCGACGACCTGGACATCCAGTTCGGCCTGATCACCGTGGACGGCTTCGCGCGTCTGTCCTTCAAGGCCGAGGACGGGACCGTCACTCCCGTCGGCTCCGCTGCCGCGCAGACGCTGTACCAGGCATTGCTGTACGAGGGATACATCGACGCCAAGGGAAAGGTGCAGGAGAGTCTGCGCCAGGCCGTGCAGACCGGTGACGCCGACCTCATCAAGACGGTCAGCGGCTCCCTGGACTCCGAGGCCGCCACCAAGGCCGTGCTCGGACTCATTAAGCGCTTGGCCAAGCCTATCGATGTCAAGAAGGCGGGTGAACGCATCCCGGTGCCGCTCGTCCAGGAACGCCTGGATAGCCCTGAGTTCCAGGAACTGTGGAGCCGCATCCAGCATCGGACGGAGTACCGCATCGAGGTCGATGAAGCAGATCTGCGTGAGGCCATGGTCAAAGCACTGCGCAGCATGCTTCCGGTGCCCAAGCGCCGGGGCGAGTGGATCACACGTCGGGTGGAGCGCATCGACCAGAGCGGTCTGACCGCGCAAACGGCCGAAACGCGCCGTGCGGACGTCATCTACGCCGACAGTGAGGACCTGCCCGACATCCTGTCCGTCCTTGCGGACCGCACTCAGCTGACCCGTGCCACCCTCGCTCACGTCCTCACCGAGTCCGGCACGCTCGGCCAGTTCCGCGCCAATCCACAGGCGTACATCGATCAGGTCGCTCGCCAGCTCAACGTTACCAAGGCTGACTTCTTGGTCAAGGGGCTGCGCTACGAGCTGGTTGACGCATCCCGCCCCGACGCGGACCGGCGCTACGCGCTCAGCCTGCTTCGCGAAGCCGACGTTGCCGGGTATACCGGCCCTGGGGGAAACATCGTCTCCGACACAGAGGGCAACGCCGTCTCGTTCGAGCAGAAGTCCGTCTACCGGTACCTGGTCGTCGACTCGGCAACCGAGAGGGAATTCGCTCTTGCGCTGCTGCACCGCCCCGAGGTCAAGACCTTCGTGAAGCTTCCGTCCTCGTTCACGATCCCAACTCCGTTGGGACGGTACAACCCCGACTGGGCCCTGACCGTCGAGCGTGCCGACGGCAGCCGGTACATCGTCTTCGAGACCAAGGGCGTTAATGAGCTCGAACTGCTCCGCGCCACGGAGAAGGGCAAGGTAGCCTCCGCCCGCATCCACTTCGAAACAGTCAGACATGGAGTCGGGATCTATGACCTCGAGTACGAGGTCGTCAACGGTATCGAGGCAGCGACCGCCGTAATGGAACGAGATGCTCAGCTGTAA
- a CDS encoding site-specific DNA-methyltransferase yields MDFEPVSGLAGPGESKSNLDVLARLFPDAVVDGTVDIDALRDLLGNDAAPSTAEAFGLRWPGMAEARRLSTLPATGTLLPKPEESVNWDTTRNIVVEGDNLEVLRLLRRGYTNKVDVIYIDPPYNTGNDEFVYDDKRTTSQAEHETAAGQRDDEGVLQTGGGSDRAQDRRAAASKHTVWLSMMYPRLLVAHHLLKETGVIIVAIDDTEHARLKLMMDRVFGAENFIANVTWQGGRKNDAHFLSPSTDYMLIYVKDIGALADVRWREPKPGVDTILAAGHKAWVASGEDEVAATKLLKEWWAGLAPDDPRRASEHYNQVDGNSGRPGVVYFSSDLRSPNPRPNLCYEVLHPETGKPANMHPNGWVYEQSRMVQLLAEGRIRFGVDETTRPTVKRYLDETSTQTALPVFYMDRRAASKRLDALLGKEVFTFPKDETVVARWINLVTQSNPDALVLDFFAGSGTTGHAVMDLNAADGGNRRYLLVQLDEPTDRDGYDTIADITRERLRRAGNQIASKQTPGGAAIDTGFRSYRLDSSNVRPWDGTPDQLDLLEAVDNLVAGRTTDDLLVETMLRLGVDLTTRLETREVAGSTLYNLAGTLFAYFGTEITVERANEVAKALVAWRDEEPGDADTTVVVRDTGFLDSAAKLNFAAALEQAGFTTLRSI; encoded by the coding sequence TTGGACTTCGAACCGGTCAGCGGCCTGGCCGGCCCCGGCGAGAGCAAGTCGAACCTCGACGTTCTGGCCCGGCTCTTCCCCGATGCCGTCGTCGACGGCACCGTCGACATCGATGCCCTCCGCGACCTGCTGGGCAACGACGCCGCTCCCAGCACCGCCGAGGCTTTCGGTCTGCGCTGGCCGGGAATGGCCGAGGCTCGCCGTCTGTCCACGCTCCCCGCGACAGGCACGCTTCTGCCCAAGCCCGAGGAGTCCGTGAACTGGGACACCACTCGAAACATCGTGGTCGAGGGGGACAACCTCGAAGTCCTGCGTCTGCTGCGCCGCGGATACACCAACAAGGTCGACGTGATCTACATCGACCCGCCCTACAACACCGGCAACGACGAGTTCGTCTATGACGACAAGCGCACCACGTCCCAGGCCGAACACGAGACGGCGGCCGGTCAGCGGGACGACGAGGGAGTTCTCCAGACCGGTGGGGGCTCCGACCGTGCTCAGGACCGCAGGGCTGCTGCTTCCAAGCACACCGTCTGGCTGTCCATGATGTACCCGCGCCTGCTTGTCGCTCACCATCTGCTCAAGGAAACGGGCGTCATCATCGTCGCCATCGACGACACCGAGCACGCGCGTCTCAAGCTCATGATGGATCGGGTCTTCGGCGCGGAGAACTTCATCGCCAACGTGACGTGGCAGGGAGGGCGCAAGAACGACGCCCACTTCCTGTCGCCGTCCACCGACTATATGTTGATCTACGTCAAGGACATCGGCGCTCTGGCCGATGTGCGGTGGCGAGAGCCGAAACCGGGCGTCGACACGATCCTGGCCGCCGGCCACAAGGCTTGGGTCGCCTCAGGTGAGGACGAGGTCGCCGCGACGAAGTTGCTGAAGGAGTGGTGGGCCGGCCTTGCCCCGGACGACCCTCGACGGGCCTCCGAGCACTACAACCAGGTCGACGGAAACAGCGGCCGTCCTGGGGTCGTGTACTTCAGCAGCGATCTGCGCAGCCCGAACCCTCGGCCCAACCTGTGTTATGAGGTTCTCCACCCGGAAACGGGCAAACCAGCAAATATGCACCCCAATGGGTGGGTCTACGAGCAGTCGCGAATGGTGCAGCTTCTCGCTGAAGGGCGAATCAGGTTCGGCGTCGATGAGACGACACGTCCCACCGTGAAGCGCTACCTCGACGAGACGAGTACGCAGACCGCGCTCCCGGTTTTCTACATGGACCGACGCGCAGCATCGAAGCGACTGGATGCCCTCCTGGGGAAGGAAGTTTTCACGTTCCCCAAGGACGAGACTGTCGTCGCCCGATGGATCAATCTCGTCACGCAGTCGAACCCTGACGCCCTCGTCCTCGACTTCTTCGCGGGATCAGGCACGACCGGCCACGCTGTCATGGATCTCAACGCCGCCGACGGTGGAAACCGCCGCTACTTGCTGGTCCAGCTCGACGAGCCCACCGACAGGGACGGCTACGACACCATCGCGGACATTACCCGTGAGCGGCTGCGCCGTGCAGGGAACCAGATCGCCAGCAAGCAGACCCCTGGGGGTGCCGCCATCGACACCGGTTTCCGGTCGTACCGCCTTGACTCCAGCAACGTGCGACCCTGGGACGGAACGCCCGACCAGCTCGACCTGCTCGAAGCCGTGGACAACCTCGTCGCGGGGCGCACCACCGACGATCTGTTGGTCGAGACCATGCTACGCCTGGGGGTGGACCTGACCACGCGACTGGAGACGCGTGAGGTTGCAGGTAGTACCTTGTACAACCTGGCGGGCACGCTGTTTGCCTACTTCGGAACCGAAATTACGGTCGAGCGCGCGAACGAAGTCGCCAAGGCCCTGGTGGCCTGGCGCGACGAGGAACCGGGCGACGCCGACACCACGGTGGTTGTCCGTGACACCGGCTTCCTCGACTCTGCCGCCAAGCTCAACTTCGCTGCCGCTCTCGAGCAGGCTGGCTTTACCACGCTGCGGAGCATCTGA
- a CDS encoding DUF4391 domain-containing protein — MARAHDGVWLLSLPEAARQQHRITKKMLAAQFEDQAPADARLITKAVASARLVGILRPETIQVPKYQEADRVVVDIPVLEVVVAEKTTAADRHRVAELIHRSMAKPVVVLVHVSDGTTALSLALSHVSRTDPTRSTSVIDAHVVVPAGQIAGGALHLDRLDRTDMWALYRDLVRTAAADGRPANTALQATDAIGLRRQLTDLEAELTTVVRDAKQAKNQQRRIELNEHARALRAQIAQARGALFSAEPATE, encoded by the coding sequence ATGGCCCGCGCGCATGATGGCGTCTGGCTGCTCAGCCTGCCCGAGGCAGCGCGTCAGCAACACCGCATCACCAAGAAGATGCTCGCCGCGCAATTCGAGGACCAGGCCCCTGCGGATGCACGGCTCATCACCAAGGCCGTGGCCTCGGCCCGGCTGGTCGGGATCCTGCGTCCGGAGACCATCCAGGTGCCCAAGTATCAGGAGGCCGATCGTGTTGTTGTCGACATCCCGGTCCTGGAAGTCGTCGTGGCAGAGAAGACCACAGCAGCCGACCGGCACCGGGTGGCCGAGCTCATCCACCGCAGCATGGCCAAACCCGTAGTGGTCCTTGTCCACGTCTCCGACGGCACCACGGCGCTCTCCCTGGCGCTCAGCCATGTCAGCCGCACTGATCCCACCCGGTCAACCTCTGTGATCGACGCGCACGTGGTGGTACCGGCCGGGCAGATCGCAGGTGGCGCGCTGCACCTGGACCGGCTCGATCGCACAGACATGTGGGCGTTGTACCGCGACCTCGTGCGTACTGCTGCAGCCGACGGGCGCCCCGCCAACACAGCCCTGCAGGCGACCGACGCCATCGGACTCCGGCGGCAGCTGACCGACCTCGAAGCCGAGCTCACCACCGTCGTGCGGGATGCCAAGCAGGCGAAAAACCAGCAACGCCGCATCGAGCTCAACGAACACGCACGGGCCTTACGTGCACAGATCGCACAGGCCAGAGGCGCTCTCTTCAGTGCCGAGCCAGCCACCGAATAA
- a CDS encoding helicase-related protein: protein MVASDAGHAIDRLRKHLTGATRLDSLSESFSLFVFEALQDELTNVDLRLLLHDHSLEEFPLNGLEEENLKRARLDQHRIARAFAAWAEGRLRARTLTRRTRGTWTSVAGPFPYAVVGAGLEAESLGLVASRDLHFPQESTDADKVTQTVVDFDRMWHDDATTHAVQEEFLDAARALYEERAPESVYLRVLTSLFKDFVEESGDETAERGRTGFYDSAVWNKLYKFQRDGVLGAIEKLERHNGCIIADSVGLGKTFEALAVIKYYELRNDRVLVLAPKRLRENWTVYRSNDNRNPLAEDRFHYDVLNHTDLSRSSGLSGGIDLANINWGNYDLVVIDESHNFRNNPQVTGRITRYERLMSEVFKRGVKTKVLMLSATPVNTRLADLKNQVLFATEGDDQALATDGIKSIEATLTKAQRLFNNWQRMPPATRSTKSLVGTLGMDYIRLLDLVTIARSRKHIQKYYGTKDVGKFPDRLAPINLTPPIDAAGTMIPLEKINRSILRLNLAAYKPTSYVSAKHEDRYATLYDQKVRTGGQRVWRQTDRENNVVHLLRVGLLKRLESSVNSLGKTLEKILATIDRAIASIDAYQASGGAGTSIDSFSDLENLDLDDPQFEDTVGGSVKVFLADIDRIRWRQELQQDRDTVSVLLAEVKAVDAGRDAKLVQLKHFLRSKVEHPTNDGNRKALVFTAFSDTAEYLYEHVARWANDKLGVHVALITGQTTRTTLPMSRTQMIDVLTAFSPRSKGGDLASPQIDLVIATDTISEGQNLQDCDTVINYDIHWNPVRIVQRFGRVDRLGTINTSVQLVNFWPNMDLDAYINLETRVSSRMTLLDVSATGEENVLDVASGGMNDLDYRRRQLQQMQKAAPTMEDLAGSLSITDLTLSDFRMDAAARPRKAIHEITGWPLALFGVTRFDSSLASEGVGPGAIFLLRVRDNAFAFSKAYPLAPYVLAYVTDDGTMAHPVEEPKLALDVLRHHCLGGTEPDSAALADFDMATRSGASMKHYRGLLDAAVRTASGKAEESMVASLFSAGPSQLGTDAGVPGLESVDVVAWVAIIP from the coding sequence ATGGTCGCCAGCGACGCAGGCCACGCAATCGACCGGTTGCGCAAGCACCTGACCGGCGCCACCCGCCTGGACTCGCTGTCGGAGTCGTTCTCCCTCTTCGTATTCGAGGCTCTTCAGGACGAGCTGACCAACGTCGACCTCCGCCTGCTCCTACATGACCACAGTCTCGAGGAGTTCCCCCTCAACGGGCTTGAGGAGGAGAACCTCAAGCGTGCGCGACTCGACCAGCACCGCATCGCGCGCGCGTTCGCGGCATGGGCCGAAGGGCGCCTCCGGGCACGAACGCTCACGCGGCGGACTCGAGGCACGTGGACGAGCGTCGCCGGGCCATTTCCCTACGCGGTCGTTGGAGCGGGTCTCGAAGCCGAGAGCCTCGGCCTGGTCGCATCCCGGGACTTGCACTTCCCCCAGGAGTCGACGGATGCGGACAAGGTGACTCAGACCGTCGTCGACTTCGACCGAATGTGGCACGACGACGCGACCACACATGCCGTTCAGGAGGAGTTCCTCGATGCCGCCCGAGCTCTCTACGAGGAAAGGGCCCCTGAGTCGGTCTACCTGCGCGTCCTGACCTCCCTGTTCAAGGACTTCGTCGAGGAGTCCGGCGATGAGACTGCCGAGCGCGGCAGAACCGGCTTCTACGACTCTGCAGTGTGGAACAAGCTCTACAAGTTCCAGCGGGACGGCGTCCTCGGTGCGATCGAGAAGCTCGAGCGCCACAACGGTTGCATAATCGCCGACAGCGTAGGCCTAGGGAAGACCTTCGAAGCCCTCGCAGTTATCAAATATTACGAGCTGCGCAATGACCGCGTCCTCGTCCTCGCGCCCAAACGGCTGCGGGAGAACTGGACCGTCTACCGCAGCAACGACAACCGCAACCCTCTGGCCGAGGACCGCTTCCACTACGACGTCCTCAACCACACCGACCTCAGCCGCAGCAGCGGGCTCTCCGGAGGCATCGATCTAGCCAACATCAATTGGGGCAACTACGACCTCGTCGTGATCGACGAATCCCACAACTTTCGCAACAATCCCCAGGTCACGGGTCGGATAACTCGGTACGAACGCCTCATGAGCGAGGTCTTCAAGCGCGGTGTCAAGACCAAGGTCCTCATGCTTAGCGCCACGCCCGTCAACACACGCCTCGCCGATCTCAAGAACCAGGTCCTGTTCGCCACCGAAGGCGACGACCAGGCACTGGCCACCGACGGGATCAAAAGCATCGAAGCCACGCTGACCAAGGCACAGAGACTCTTCAACAATTGGCAACGCATGCCCCCGGCCACCCGGAGCACAAAGTCGCTGGTCGGCACACTCGGTATGGACTACATCCGCCTGCTGGACCTGGTGACGATCGCTAGATCGCGCAAGCACATCCAGAAGTACTACGGAACCAAGGACGTGGGGAAGTTCCCCGACCGCCTGGCCCCGATCAACCTGACGCCTCCGATCGATGCGGCCGGCACGATGATCCCGCTTGAAAAAATCAACCGGTCGATCCTGCGTCTGAATCTGGCAGCCTACAAACCCACTTCCTATGTCAGCGCGAAGCACGAGGACAGATACGCCACGCTCTACGACCAGAAGGTACGCACAGGTGGCCAGCGAGTCTGGAGGCAGACTGACCGCGAGAACAACGTGGTTCATCTGCTACGGGTGGGGCTGCTCAAGCGCCTTGAGTCCTCGGTCAACTCACTGGGCAAGACCCTCGAAAAGATCCTCGCCACCATTGACCGCGCAATCGCCAGTATCGATGCCTACCAAGCCTCCGGCGGCGCGGGCACGTCGATCGACAGCTTCTCCGATCTGGAGAACCTCGATCTGGACGACCCCCAGTTCGAAGACACCGTAGGCGGCAGCGTCAAGGTCTTCCTCGCCGACATAGACCGCATCAGGTGGAGGCAGGAACTCCAACAGGACCGAGACACCGTGTCCGTGCTCCTGGCCGAGGTGAAGGCGGTCGACGCCGGTCGTGACGCCAAACTAGTCCAGCTCAAGCACTTCCTGCGCAGCAAGGTCGAGCACCCCACCAACGACGGCAACCGCAAGGCCCTGGTATTCACAGCGTTCAGCGACACCGCCGAATACCTCTACGAGCATGTGGCCCGCTGGGCTAACGACAAGCTTGGTGTGCACGTGGCCCTGATCACTGGGCAGACCACTCGGACTACCCTCCCGATGAGTCGCACCCAGATGATCGATGTGCTCACAGCGTTCTCCCCGCGGTCCAAGGGCGGCGACCTTGCTTCGCCGCAGATCGATCTCGTGATCGCCACCGACACGATTTCCGAAGGCCAGAACCTCCAGGACTGCGACACGGTGATCAACTACGACATCCACTGGAACCCCGTACGCATCGTCCAACGCTTCGGGCGCGTGGACCGCCTGGGCACTATCAACACCAGCGTTCAACTCGTCAACTTCTGGCCGAACATGGACTTGGATGCCTACATCAACCTCGAGACTCGGGTGTCCAGCCGAATGACGCTCCTGGATGTGTCCGCGACAGGTGAGGAGAACGTTCTGGATGTCGCTTCCGGAGGCATGAACGACCTCGACTACCGGCGCAGGCAGTTGCAACAGATGCAGAAGGCTGCCCCGACGATGGAAGACCTTGCCGGTAGCCTGAGTATCACTGACCTGACACTCTCCGACTTCCGCATGGACGCCGCCGCACGTCCGCGTAAGGCGATACATGAGATCACCGGATGGCCACTGGCCCTGTTCGGCGTCACCCGATTCGACAGCAGCCTGGCCAGCGAGGGAGTCGGCCCTGGAGCCATTTTCCTCCTGCGCGTGCGGGACAACGCCTTCGCGTTCTCCAAGGCATATCCCCTTGCCCCGTACGTGCTCGCATACGTGACCGACGACGGTACGATGGCACACCCGGTCGAGGAACCGAAGCTGGCTCTCGACGTCCTGCGGCACCATTGCCTGGGCGGCACCGAGCCTGACAGCGCTGCCCTGGCGGACTTCGACATGGCAACCAGATCTGGCGCATCGATGAAGCACTACCGTGGCCTCCTTGATGCGGCAGTCCGCACCGCTTCCGGAAAGGCCGAGGAGAGCATGGTGGCCTCGCTGTTCTCCGCGGGCCCGTCGCAGCTCGGCACCGACGCCGGCGTGCCCGGTCTGGAGTCCGTGGACGTGGTCGCATGGGTGGCGATCATCCCGTGA